One Candidatus Campbellbacteria bacterium genomic region harbors:
- a CDS encoding KH domain-containing protein: MTQEYQDAVFLEAVVKALVEVPADVKVTRTVDEMGVLITLKVNQKDMGTVVGRSGNTAKAIRTLLRVVGMRNNARVNLKILEPEGSTRMAAANIDDAMAALKE, translated from the coding sequence ATGACACAAGAGTATCAAGACGCAGTATTTCTCGAAGCCGTTGTTAAGGCACTTGTAGAAGTTCCGGCAGATGTGAAAGTCACGCGCACTGTCGACGAAATGGGGGTGCTCATTACACTCAAGGTTAACCAAAAAGACATGGGTACCGTTGTTGGTCGCTCAGGTAATACCGCAAAGGCAATCCGCACACTATTGCGAGTTGTTGGTATGCGAAACAATGCACGTGTCAATTTGAAAATTCTTGAACCAGAAGGTTCAACACGAATGGCTGCTGCAAATATTGATGACGCAATGGCGGCGCTTAAGGAATAG
- the trmD gene encoding tRNA (guanosine(37)-N1)-methyltransferase TrmD: MKCTVITLFPESIESYVNSSILKRAQEKKLLSVSFVNPRTFTTDAHHKVDDKPYGGGPGMVMKAEPILKAVESVLQKSKKKKERTKIIFFSPTGKQFTHVHARTLSKRYDHIIFIAGRYEGVDARVQKILKADDVSIGPFVLTGGEIPALVVIDAVARHIPGILGTYESLEEERIASKDVYTRPDTFIWKGKARKVPRVLSSGHHKNIDMWRKNTHR, encoded by the coding sequence ATGAAATGTACAGTTATTACACTTTTTCCAGAGTCAATCGAGAGCTATGTTAATAGCTCTATATTGAAGCGCGCTCAAGAAAAAAAGCTTCTCTCAGTTTCGTTTGTAAACCCACGAACCTTTACTACCGATGCTCATCATAAGGTTGATGACAAACCATACGGTGGAGGGCCGGGCATGGTGATGAAAGCAGAACCGATCCTTAAGGCGGTAGAGTCAGTCTTACAAAAAAGCAAAAAGAAAAAAGAACGCACAAAAATTATTTTCTTTTCTCCAACAGGAAAACAATTTACACATGTCCATGCACGTACACTTTCAAAACGATATGACCATATTATTTTCATTGCAGGACGATATGAAGGAGTTGACGCACGCGTCCAGAAAATTTTGAAAGCAGATGATGTGTCTATCGGTCCGTTTGTACTTACAGGAGGAGAAATTCCAGCGCTTGTTGTGATTGATGCGGTTGCCCGACACATTCCGGGAATTCTTGGAACGTACGAATCTCTCGAAGAAGAGCGCATTGCATCAAAGGATGTGTATACACGACCTGATACCTTTATTTGGAAAGGGAAGGCACGCAAGGTTCCAAGGGTCCTCTCTTCAGGTCACCACAAAAACATTGACATGTGGAGAAAAAATACGCACAGATAG
- the rnr gene encoding ribonuclease R yields the protein MKAKKHPHHDRRAHKNEGTQRSPQTFENTIRTIARGVGFVPHPTLEKEDIRIESENLNTALNGDLVEVELLGKKLRDQHLGRVTHIVHRARTKFVGNVIEEDGMTFLVPDDRKSYIKILLSKDEDVSVNEKVFVELLPWTNPTETPRGKVLERLGNKGVHEVEIRSIILEKGIDDTFPKAVEDEADRIHKAYKVEEVLVGRKDFRTVPTFTIDPVDAKDFDDAISFQFLPDGTYEIGVHIADVSHFVTPGSALDQEAKKRAFSAYLVDRTIPMLPEILSNDLCSLKADVDRLTFSAWFVVAQDGTVLSRNFGKSIIHSDKRFTYEEAQDVLNAGEGLYFKELNTLNTLAKKSREQRMAAGAIDFEQHEVRFELADDGVPLSAYLKERLDTHKLVEEFMLLANREVAEHAYKKYTKARHAFIYRIHDTPNMDKIKDLASFAHALGHTLEISPKGTVTGKSLNKLFKDVTGTPEEDLIATAGIRSMAKAIYSTANIGHFGLALPAYTHFTSPIRRYADLIVHRLLDYMNTNGQLPNNDYATYAAIADSISNRELSIIEAERESIKLKQAEYMNARVGQEFDAVISGVSEWGIFVEETNTHAEGLIRLSDMPNDFYKYEQKKYRIIGQKTHKVYSLGDQVRITVKAVDIDKKLIECALIA from the coding sequence ATGAAAGCTAAGAAACACCCCCATCACGACCGCCGTGCCCACAAAAATGAGGGTACACAAAGGTCTCCACAAACATTTGAAAACACCATCCGTACTATTGCGCGAGGTGTTGGTTTTGTACCGCATCCAACATTAGAGAAAGAGGATATCCGTATTGAAAGCGAGAATCTTAATACCGCTCTCAACGGAGACCTTGTAGAAGTAGAGCTTCTCGGAAAAAAACTCCGCGATCAACACCTTGGTCGTGTTACACATATAGTGCATCGTGCACGAACAAAATTTGTAGGAAATGTTATTGAAGAAGACGGCATGACGTTCCTGGTACCCGATGACCGCAAAAGCTACATTAAAATTCTCCTTTCAAAAGATGAGGATGTGTCCGTAAATGAAAAAGTATTTGTGGAATTACTTCCGTGGACCAATCCTACCGAAACACCTCGCGGAAAGGTACTCGAACGACTCGGCAACAAAGGTGTTCATGAAGTAGAAATACGCTCCATTATCTTGGAAAAAGGAATTGACGATACGTTTCCAAAGGCGGTTGAAGATGAAGCCGACCGTATTCACAAAGCCTATAAAGTTGAAGAAGTGCTTGTAGGACGAAAAGATTTTCGTACCGTACCAACGTTCACCATTGACCCTGTTGATGCAAAAGATTTTGATGATGCTATTTCATTTCAATTTCTACCAGATGGTACGTATGAAATTGGTGTACATATTGCCGATGTATCACACTTTGTCACACCAGGAAGCGCCCTTGATCAAGAAGCCAAGAAACGAGCTTTTTCAGCATATCTCGTTGACCGCACTATTCCGATGCTCCCTGAAATTCTCTCTAATGACTTATGTAGTCTCAAAGCAGATGTTGATCGTCTCACCTTTTCTGCGTGGTTTGTAGTTGCACAGGACGGAACAGTACTCTCACGAAATTTTGGAAAATCAATCATTCACTCCGATAAACGCTTTACCTACGAAGAAGCTCAGGATGTCCTCAATGCTGGTGAGGGCCTCTATTTCAAGGAGCTCAACACACTTAATACTCTTGCAAAGAAATCACGAGAGCAGCGTATGGCAGCAGGTGCTATTGATTTTGAACAACACGAGGTTCGTTTTGAATTGGCAGATGACGGCGTTCCCCTTTCCGCATACTTGAAAGAACGACTTGATACTCACAAACTTGTTGAGGAATTCATGTTACTTGCCAACCGTGAAGTTGCCGAGCACGCCTACAAAAAATATACCAAAGCACGTCACGCATTCATCTACCGAATTCACGACACACCAAACATGGACAAAATCAAAGATTTGGCCTCCTTTGCGCACGCACTTGGCCACACACTCGAGATTTCTCCCAAAGGAACAGTGACCGGCAAATCACTCAATAAGCTCTTCAAAGACGTTACCGGAACACCTGAGGAGGATCTTATTGCAACAGCTGGAATTCGTTCTATGGCAAAAGCAATCTACTCAACAGCAAATATTGGACACTTTGGACTTGCACTTCCAGCCTACACACACTTCACATCTCCTATTCGTCGCTATGCCGATCTTATTGTGCATCGACTTCTAGATTACATGAACACTAATGGTCAACTTCCCAACAACGACTACGCAACGTATGCAGCCATTGCTGATAGTATTTCAAATCGAGAACTTTCTATTATTGAAGCTGAGCGTGAGTCCATAAAACTCAAACAAGCAGAATACATGAACGCACGTGTTGGCCAAGAGTTTGATGCAGTCATTTCTGGAGTATCTGAATGGGGTATCTTTGTTGAAGAAACAAATACACACGCCGAAGGTCTTATTCGTCTCTCTGATATGCCAAACGACTTCTACAAGTATGAACAGAAAAAGTACCGCATCATTGGACAAAAAACACACAAAGTATATTCACTTGGTGACCAAGTTCGTATCACCGTCAAAGCGGTCGACATCGACAAAAAATTAATTGAGTGCGCGCTTATTGCGTAA
- the rpsP gene encoding 30S ribosomal protein S16, giving the protein MLKIRLQRVGRKNDPSFRVVVLEATQGPKAGKHIDQIGFYNAVTKQKTLDTAKATYWMSKGAQPSDTVYNMLVTAGAIEGKKKNALPKKSPIKKNEPEVVAAPVKVAPVVETPSAAVEESVAPVAEEASVPVETSVETPAVTEEVATPEETPAPVSEEVPAA; this is encoded by the coding sequence ATGCTAAAAATACGATTACAACGAGTTGGACGAAAAAATGACCCCTCTTTCCGAGTGGTTGTTCTTGAGGCAACACAAGGTCCAAAAGCAGGTAAGCACATTGATCAGATTGGTTTTTATAATGCAGTGACAAAACAGAAAACGCTTGATACTGCAAAAGCAACATACTGGATGTCAAAAGGTGCACAGCCATCAGATACGGTATACAACATGCTTGTTACAGCTGGTGCCATTGAAGGTAAAAAGAAAAATGCACTTCCCAAGAAGAGTCCTATTAAGAAGAATGAGCCAGAAGTTGTAGCGGCTCCAGTAAAGGTGGCACCTGTTGTTGAGACACCATCTGCGGCTGTTGAGGAGTCCGTGGCACCTGTTGCGGAAGAGGCCTCAGTTCCTGTTGAAACATCAGTAGAAACACCAGCAGTTACGGAAGAGGTGGCTACTCCAGAAGAAACTCCTGCCCCTGTTTCAGAAGAAGTTCCAGCGGCATAA
- the rnc gene encoding ribonuclease III, with translation MKNLEPLQEKLGHTFADEKILVTALTHRSYINESHAHTGQHNERLEFLGDAVLELISTEFLFAKYPKKTEGDLTSYRAGLVNTSTLATVAMELGVNDFLLLSKGEAKDIGRARQYILANAFEALVGALFLDGGYAVAQQFVQRALLPLTDDIVNKHLWRDAKSRFQELAQDKTGVTPSYETLNEEGPDHDKKFTVGVFLKDVQIAHGDGKSKQEAEQEAAQNALTAKGWAR, from the coding sequence ATGAAAAACTTGGAACCCTTACAAGAAAAACTCGGACACACCTTTGCCGATGAAAAAATATTAGTGACAGCACTGACTCATCGCTCATATATCAATGAGTCACACGCACACACGGGACAGCATAATGAACGTCTTGAGTTTTTAGGTGACGCGGTGCTTGAACTTATTTCCACAGAATTTTTATTTGCAAAATATCCAAAAAAGACGGAGGGAGATTTAACCTCATATCGTGCAGGCCTTGTAAACACCTCAACACTTGCAACGGTTGCCATGGAATTGGGTGTGAATGATTTTTTGTTACTTTCAAAAGGTGAAGCAAAGGATATTGGCCGTGCGCGACAGTATATTCTTGCGAATGCATTTGAAGCTCTTGTGGGCGCACTGTTTCTTGATGGTGGGTATGCTGTTGCACAACAGTTTGTACAACGTGCATTACTTCCATTAACTGACGACATTGTGAACAAGCACTTGTGGAGAGATGCGAAGAGTCGTTTTCAAGAGCTTGCACAAGATAAAACAGGTGTGACACCTTCATATGAAACGCTTAATGAAGAAGGTCCTGACCACGATAAAAAATTTACTGTCGGTGTCTTTTTGAAAGACGTACAGATTGCGCACGGTGATGGAAAATCAAAACAAGAAGCTGAACAAGAAGCGGCACAAAATGCGCTTACCGCAAAAGGATGGGCACGATAA
- a CDS encoding DNA-directed RNA polymerase subunit beta — translation MQQKVFAKYQKPLLELPNLAEAQLVSFRWLMEKGVKELLKEFSPISDYSGKKFELHLSNPVFTESLHDEYYAKENKLSYEVQLKVTAKLINKTLGTEKEQEIFLSDMPIQTDRGTFVINGVERVIVSQLIRSFGVLFTSQEFRGKEYFGAKIIPSRGAWIEIETEPNASLQVRIDRKRKFPVTHLLRVLGVHTKEDILKLFAGTPALPFIEKTFAHDTAQTIDDSFIEIHKKLRDGELATAENARDFVNSIFNAERYDLSEVGRFRFNQRFGKSMDKKAMGERTLSLDDLITIINKIVELNTTPDARADDVDDLSSRRVRYVGEMMQQKMRVGFARMKRNIQDRMSIIDADTTMPTQVINPRPLQGQIREFFSTNQLCQFMAQENILAEMEHLRTLSALGPGGLSRERAGFEVRDVHVSHYGRLCPICTPEGPNIGLILHLATYARINDFGIIETPYMKVVNGIVTTEVAYLNAQDEQNYKIAHAAIARDEKGVITDDRVDVRVKGRPVSVSPKDVEFIDVATNQAYSIATSLVPFLNHDEANRALMASNMQKQAVPCIRPEAPLVATGIEERAARDSGRLVYAREAGKVSYVDAKKIVVKNAKGKDDEYRLITFSRTNGFTVFHQRPSVSVGDTVKRGDLLADTSTSANGQIALGQNLLVAFMPWSGNNFEDAIILSERLVRDNYLTSIHIEEFSSNVRDTKLGPEVTTNDIPNVGELKLRNLDEEGIIRIGSEVQPGDILVGKITPKGESQLTPEERLLRSIFGDKARDVKDTSLRMEGGKRGRVVGIKVFSREKGDQLESGIIKKIYIEIAQLRNITVGDKLAGRHGNKGVISRVVPIEDMPHMADGTPVDVILTPLGVPSRMNLGQILELHLGMAAKTLGYQAIVPPFVGATEEEIKSELKEAGFSETGKMKLIDGRTGEQFENDISVGYMYILKLEHMVEDKIHMRSIGPYSLITQQPLGGRAQNGGQRFGEMEVWALLGYGAAYTLREMLTIKSDDIMGRSAAFDSIVRGSRLTQPNTPASFSVLLHYLRGLALDVELKEENE, via the coding sequence ATGCAACAAAAAGTCTTCGCGAAATATCAAAAGCCACTTCTTGAGCTTCCAAATCTTGCGGAAGCACAACTCGTGTCCTTTCGATGGCTAATGGAGAAAGGTGTTAAGGAACTTTTGAAAGAGTTCTCACCAATTTCAGATTATTCAGGCAAAAAGTTCGAATTACACCTTAGTAATCCAGTATTTACTGAGAGTTTGCATGACGAATATTATGCTAAAGAAAACAAGTTGAGTTACGAGGTGCAGTTGAAGGTAACTGCAAAACTGATCAACAAGACATTGGGTACTGAAAAGGAACAAGAAATTTTCCTTTCAGATATGCCTATTCAGACAGATCGCGGAACATTCGTCATCAACGGTGTTGAGCGTGTCATCGTTTCTCAGCTTATTCGTTCGTTCGGAGTTTTGTTTACTTCACAAGAATTTCGAGGAAAGGAGTACTTTGGGGCAAAAATCATTCCATCCCGCGGAGCATGGATTGAAATCGAAACCGAACCAAACGCATCTCTCCAAGTTCGTATTGATAGAAAGAGAAAATTCCCTGTAACACATTTGTTGCGCGTGTTGGGAGTACACACGAAAGAGGACATTCTCAAGCTTTTTGCTGGTACACCAGCGCTTCCATTCATTGAAAAGACATTTGCGCACGACACAGCACAAACAATAGACGACTCATTCATTGAAATTCACAAAAAACTTCGTGATGGTGAGCTTGCAACTGCAGAAAATGCCCGCGATTTCGTTAATTCAATTTTTAACGCAGAACGGTACGACCTTTCTGAGGTTGGACGTTTTCGATTTAACCAGCGTTTTGGTAAGTCAATGGACAAAAAAGCAATGGGTGAGAGAACACTTTCACTTGATGATTTGATTACGATTATCAACAAGATTGTGGAATTGAACACAACGCCAGATGCACGTGCTGATGACGTTGACGATCTTTCGTCACGACGTGTTCGATATGTTGGTGAAATGATGCAACAAAAAATGCGTGTTGGTTTTGCGCGTATGAAGCGAAACATTCAGGATCGCATGTCTATTATTGATGCTGATACAACAATGCCAACGCAGGTGATTAACCCACGTCCGCTTCAGGGGCAAATTCGAGAATTTTTTAGTACCAACCAACTCTGTCAGTTCATGGCGCAAGAAAACATTCTTGCTGAAATGGAACACCTGCGCACACTTTCAGCACTCGGTCCGGGAGGTCTCTCTCGTGAGCGTGCAGGATTTGAAGTTCGTGACGTGCACGTATCGCACTACGGACGCTTGTGTCCTATTTGTACGCCAGAAGGTCCAAACATTGGTCTTATTCTGCACTTGGCAACATACGCTCGTATTAATGATTTCGGTATTATCGAAACACCATACATGAAAGTGGTGAACGGAATTGTTACGACAGAAGTTGCGTACCTTAACGCACAAGACGAACAAAACTATAAAATTGCCCACGCCGCTATTGCGCGCGATGAAAAAGGTGTTATTACCGATGATCGTGTTGACGTTCGTGTAAAAGGACGACCTGTTTCAGTATCTCCAAAGGATGTTGAGTTTATTGATGTTGCAACAAATCAAGCATACTCAATTGCAACCTCACTTGTTCCGTTCCTCAACCACGACGAAGCAAACCGAGCACTCATGGCATCGAACATGCAGAAGCAGGCGGTCCCGTGTATTCGACCAGAAGCTCCACTCGTTGCAACAGGTATTGAGGAACGCGCCGCTCGTGATTCGGGACGACTTGTATACGCACGTGAAGCGGGAAAGGTTTCGTATGTTGATGCAAAAAAGATTGTTGTTAAAAACGCGAAAGGAAAAGACGACGAATATCGACTTATTACGTTTTCACGAACAAACGGATTTACGGTATTTCATCAGCGTCCATCAGTGTCAGTAGGTGATACTGTAAAGCGCGGTGATTTGCTTGCCGATACTTCAACAAGTGCCAATGGTCAGATTGCTCTTGGTCAGAACCTTCTTGTGGCTTTCATGCCATGGTCTGGTAATAACTTTGAAGACGCTATTATTTTGTCTGAACGACTTGTTCGCGACAACTACCTTACCTCAATTCACATTGAAGAATTCTCATCAAATGTTCGCGATACAAAACTTGGACCGGAAGTAACCACAAACGATATTCCAAACGTTGGAGAATTGAAACTTCGTAATCTTGATGAAGAGGGTATTATTCGCATCGGTTCAGAAGTACAACCAGGTGATATTCTCGTTGGAAAAATTACTCCAAAGGGCGAGTCACAACTTACTCCTGAAGAGCGCCTCTTACGTTCTATCTTTGGTGATAAGGCTCGTGATGTAAAAGATACTTCACTTCGCATGGAAGGAGGAAAGCGTGGACGCGTGGTTGGTATTAAAGTGTTCTCCCGAGAAAAAGGAGACCAACTCGAATCAGGAATCATCAAGAAAATTTATATTGAAATTGCACAACTTCGAAACATCACTGTGGGTGACAAACTTGCAGGACGTCACGGAAACAAAGGAGTTATTTCACGCGTGGTTCCTATTGAAGACATGCCACACATGGCAGACGGAACACCTGTTGATGTTATTTTGACACCACTTGGTGTGCCAAGTCGTATGAACCTTGGACAGATTCTTGAATTGCACCTTGGTATGGCAGCAAAAACACTCGGCTACCAAGCAATCGTTCCTCCATTTGTTGGTGCTACTGAAGAAGAAATTAAATCTGAACTCAAAGAAGCTGGTTTTTCAGAAACAGGAAAGATGAAATTGATCGACGGACGTACCGGAGAGCAATTTGAAAACGATATCTCCGTTGGATACATGTACATTCTCAAACTCGAACACATGGTTGAAGATAAGATTCACATGCGATCAATCGGTCCGTACTCGCTCATCACACAACAACCACTTGGTGGTCGTGCACAAAACGGAGGACAACGATTTGGAGAAATGGAAGTGTGGGCACTTCTTGGATACGGTGCAGCCTACACACTTCGTGAAATGCTTACGATTAAATCAGATGACATTATGGGACGTTCTGCTGCCTTCGATTCCATCGTTCGCGGTTCTCGATTGACACAGCCAAACACCCCAGCATCATTCAGCGTACTCTTGCACTACCTTCGTGGGCTTGCGCTTGATGTTGAATTAAAAGAAGAAAACGAATAA
- a CDS encoding PH domain-containing protein, giving the protein MSIEHLVQLEDGERVILEVRRHMFMLYSKLAFLLILFFVPLTLSPVVAAAIDKVMGGTYGNVLMGFLFMLWCLFLWVFFFFYWTDYYLDVWIITNKRIFDIEQKSVFRREISVTRLEQVQDVTISINGMFATFMKFGDIHVHTAGSEIDFTIKNAANPLTVKETIMKAHGETYQHMQTQGAQQTHVE; this is encoded by the coding sequence ATGAGCATCGAACACCTTGTACAACTCGAGGACGGTGAGCGTGTAATTCTTGAAGTGCGCCGACACATGTTTATGCTCTACAGTAAACTGGCATTCCTGCTCATTTTATTTTTTGTTCCACTCACACTATCTCCTGTTGTCGCAGCTGCAATAGACAAAGTTATGGGCGGCACATACGGAAACGTACTGATGGGTTTTCTCTTTATGCTCTGGTGCCTCTTTTTGTGGGTATTCTTTTTCTTTTATTGGACCGATTACTACCTTGACGTATGGATAATCACCAATAAACGTATTTTTGATATTGAACAAAAATCAGTCTTCCGTCGTGAGATTTCAGTTACTCGACTAGAACAAGTGCAAGACGTTACTATTTCCATCAATGGTATGTTTGCCACATTTATGAAATTTGGAGACATTCACGTTCACACTGCGGGGAGCGAGATTGATTTCACTATAAAAAACGCAGCAAACCCACTTACTGTCAAAGAAACGATTATGAAAGCACACGGCGAAACGTACCAACACATGCAAACCCAAGGCGCACAACAAACCCACGTAGAATAA
- a CDS encoding AAA family ATPase yields the protein MYLKSLELSGFKSFAKKASLEFTTPITAIVGPNGSGKSNIAESFRFVLGEQSIKSMRGKRTEDLIWNGSKTVPRSNRAHVKLVFDNTTMGNATESGRLFGIDFDEVALERIIHRDATSEYRLNGSVVRLKDTIELLSGAHIGASGHHIISQGEADRILSVNARERKGMVEDALGLKIYHYKKEESEHKLEKTQENLEKVESIRRELKPHLAFLKKQVAKVEKARELALDLKQAYREYFAREKAYLDSTLARITHELSPQESRMEQLQKDIAHAREELQKLSQKDVTSDALLVSEEKMRSVREKKDAAVRDIGRIEGEISALRSLLAKEERKQSEEAHKTVPFLSVSSMTVTLGRLIDSALSQNNPTEFKKALGDIKTLVSEFMNTIRGEAVHNEDIQEVRDSLTQLESDTQAREEERLRLEKEEQECALEYRRIQQTIESDMHSGREMERRIFTLSNEQQEVRMRIQALLSEKNTYQLEEEEYKRDLLEAGALVGVEAVRFDDLSTALAESGIVEDRSEQHERKRQIERTKVRLEDAGSGGGDEIVKEFEEVSQRDAFLEKEVADLEQSAVSLRALIADLEETLAREFAEGIKKINEQFSEFFSLMFNGGSASLEVVREIRKAKRDTDIEGLTDDNHVDSEVSREEKVLEGVEIHISLPRKKVHGLEMLSGGERALTSIALIFAMSQVNPPPFIILDETDAALDEANSKRYGDMIENLAKKTQLILITHNRETMSRAGVLYGITMGADAISQLLSVSFDEAVHVAK from the coding sequence ATGTATCTCAAATCTCTAGAACTTTCCGGATTCAAATCGTTCGCCAAAAAAGCGTCGCTTGAATTTACAACACCTATTACCGCCATTGTTGGTCCAAATGGTTCTGGTAAATCAAACATAGCCGAATCGTTTCGGTTTGTTCTTGGTGAGCAGTCAATCAAATCAATGCGTGGAAAACGCACCGAAGATCTTATTTGGAATGGTTCAAAGACTGTGCCGCGAAGCAATCGGGCGCATGTGAAGTTGGTGTTTGATAACACAACGATGGGAAATGCAACAGAGTCAGGTCGACTTTTTGGAATAGACTTTGACGAAGTTGCCCTTGAGCGCATTATCCATCGTGATGCAACGAGTGAGTATCGTCTCAATGGATCTGTGGTTCGATTGAAAGACACCATCGAGCTTCTCTCTGGTGCACACATTGGAGCTTCGGGTCACCATATTATTTCGCAAGGTGAGGCTGACAGGATTTTGTCGGTGAATGCCCGCGAACGTAAAGGGATGGTTGAAGATGCACTTGGACTTAAAATTTACCATTACAAAAAAGAAGAGAGTGAGCACAAACTTGAGAAGACACAAGAAAACCTTGAGAAGGTTGAAAGTATTCGCCGTGAACTTAAGCCACACCTGGCATTTTTAAAAAAACAGGTTGCAAAGGTAGAGAAGGCACGTGAATTAGCTCTTGATTTGAAACAAGCGTATCGAGAATATTTTGCTCGTGAAAAAGCATACCTTGATTCCACCCTTGCACGTATCACACACGAACTCTCTCCTCAAGAAAGTCGTATGGAGCAATTACAAAAGGATATTGCTCATGCACGAGAAGAATTGCAAAAACTTTCTCAAAAAGACGTGACGTCGGATGCATTGCTAGTGTCGGAAGAAAAAATGCGCAGTGTGCGAGAAAAGAAAGACGCGGCGGTGCGAGATATCGGACGCATTGAAGGAGAAATTTCTGCACTTCGTTCACTCCTTGCAAAAGAGGAACGCAAACAATCGGAAGAAGCGCATAAAACAGTGCCGTTTCTATCGGTATCTTCAATGACGGTAACTTTGGGGCGTTTGATAGACAGCGCTCTCTCTCAAAATAATCCAACAGAATTCAAAAAAGCACTCGGTGATATCAAAACGCTCGTGTCTGAGTTTATGAACACCATTCGTGGAGAAGCAGTACACAATGAAGATATTCAGGAGGTTCGCGACAGTCTTACACAACTTGAAAGTGATACACAGGCTCGTGAAGAAGAGCGTTTACGTCTAGAAAAAGAAGAGCAAGAGTGTGCTCTCGAATACAGACGTATTCAACAAACAATCGAATCAGACATGCACTCGGGACGTGAAATGGAACGACGTATTTTTACACTTTCAAATGAACAACAAGAAGTGCGTATGCGTATTCAAGCATTGCTGAGTGAAAAAAATACCTACCAGTTGGAAGAAGAGGAATACAAACGTGATTTACTTGAAGCGGGTGCACTAGTGGGTGTTGAGGCGGTTCGATTTGATGATTTGTCTACTGCACTTGCCGAGAGTGGAATTGTAGAAGATCGTAGTGAACAACACGAACGCAAGCGACAAATTGAACGTACAAAAGTTCGCTTGGAGGATGCAGGAAGTGGAGGTGGTGATGAAATCGTCAAAGAATTTGAAGAGGTTTCACAACGAGATGCATTTTTGGAAAAAGAAGTTGCTGATTTGGAACAATCTGCGGTGTCATTGCGTGCTTTGATTGCTGATTTGGAAGAAACACTTGCGCGTGAATTTGCTGAAGGTATCAAAAAAATAAACGAGCAGTTTTCTGAATTTTTCTCACTCATGTTTAATGGTGGAAGTGCGTCACTTGAGGTTGTTCGTGAAATTCGAAAGGCAAAACGAGACACCGATATCGAGGGGCTTACTGATGATAATCATGTCGACAGTGAGGTGTCGCGTGAAGAAAAAGTGCTTGAAGGTGTTGAAATTCATATTTCTCTTCCGCGTAAAAAAGTGCATGGTTTGGAAATGCTTTCAGGAGGGGAGCGTGCGCTTACATCGATTGCACTTATTTTTGCAATGTCTCAAGTAAATCCTCCACCATTCATTATTTTGGACGAAACAGACGCGGCGCTCGATGAAGCAAACTCGAAGCGCTATGGAGATATGATTGAAAATCTTGCAAAGAAAACACAGCTTATCTTGATCACGCACAATCGTGAAACAATGTCTCGGGCAGGAGTGCTTTACGGAATCACTATGGGAGCCGATGCCATTTCACAATTGTTGTCTGTTTCGTTTGATGAAGCAGTGCATGTGGCCAAATAG